CGGATTGATAACCCACACCATCGCACACCCCGCATTTAACCATGCGTCTACCTTTTCTGCGACCTCCGTGTAGGTGTCACCTGGAGAGATGACTTCAACCGCAAGATCGGGGGCACCTTCCCAATATCCTTTTGAAATACCCCGCTCATCAACTGTGGCTTGACGCACAAACGCGGCATCTGGGGCACGCACAGTGTCTGGATTTTGGGCAATTTTAAATCCTGTTTCGGCACCACACACATAGCCTAATTGATGTCTTTCAACGTACGCGTCGAGATGTCTTCCAATTTTAGCCGATCGGATCCCGTGTTCAAATCCAGCGGGTGGCATTCTACGTATGACTCCTTTCACCAATTCATACCGATAGCCATCATCAGGCTGTTTCCACAGATCCTCAGCCGTTAAGAGTGTGGGTTGGGCGGATAGCAGTTTTGATTGATTCTGTTGTGTTTCTGACATTTTGTTTTCCTTTTTATTCCCTGTCTGCTATTAGCAGCCAGTAAACGTTGCTTCGCCTCAAATGGCTCTTTACTGACTGCTGACTACTGACCGCTATAGTAAATCGCGTTGAAAAGCAGCTTAAAAGTCCCATAAGACTGTCCCCGATGCTGCGGTTTGAAACCAAAGAGGACCACACGCCCATCTCCAAGCGATGTTTCCAGCAGTGCAGTTTTCTGCCGAATCCGTTTTTCACCTTCAAGCCACCCACTCATTAGTGGACTGAATTCTGGATACGTGGCTATGGCTTTCACATCCCCGCGCACACCGTCAAAAACCGGTCCCGATTTAAAGAAGATCGCCATATCCCGATCCAGCCCATACCCTATCGGATGCCTTGTATCTATACGGACGCGCAGGAGCGAACCCGGACAGAAAAAAGCGTCTTCTTTCGGTTGATTTGCTTTTTTGACCACATTGACAATGCCCTTCTCACTCAACCCAAAGTATTCCAAGGGAAGTTCTGTCGCACGATTTAGACAGATAAGCGTGCCGCCGTCCTCTACAAACGCGCGCAGGTTCGCTAACCCTTCTGTGCCTATACCCCCGACGTATTCCGGC
This is a stretch of genomic DNA from Candidatus Poribacteria bacterium. It encodes these proteins:
- a CDS encoding Uma2 family endonuclease is translated as MSETQQNQSKLLSAQPTLLTAEDLWKQPDDGYRYELVKGVIRRMPPAGFEHGIRSAKIGRHLDAYVERHQLGYVCGAETGFKIAQNPDTVRAPDAAFVRQATVDERGISKGYWEGAPDLAVEVISPGDTYTEVAEKVDAWLNAGCAMVWVINPRRETVEVYRSPDDIIVLRGDDILEGGDVIEGFQCYVRDLFV